A single genomic interval of Arthrobacter globiformis harbors:
- a CDS encoding multicopper oxidase family protein — MTVSRRNVLLLGGLGAVGAGVLSLPRGEVEAKSVSRLSSAEMPKPFQSAFVKPPELAPDRTGVDPADGKPVNYYTVTEMAGMASILPRLKTPILGYNGIFPGPTISVDQGTKAVVRVRNQLPATHPNDGHVLATSTHLHGSASLPQFDGYASDVTHPGFFKDYHYPNFQPARTLWYHDHGVHFTAQNAYSGLVAQYHMHDPMERQLLPQGDFDVPLIISDAMFAASGALGYDDNTHSGLWGDVILVNGKPWPVMKVQKRIYRFRVLNCSISRSVRLTLSTGDPLIIVGTDGGLVPTPQKVANYRHAGAERYEVLIDFRKYKTGQRIELRNLSNPNNVDYDFTNKVMAFDVTEDAVNTSDPTWNTVPALLAPANEVMAMTEKQATKVRKFRVKRNDVTNMWTIDDDSWQDVIASGYKKVAADVDLDAVEVWEIENRSGGWFHPVHIHLVDFKILSRNGRAPLPQELGPKDVVYVGEGETVRLLMKFGPHLGRYMVHCHNLPHEDHDMMVQFRVGLKEDDNDPNDPMTAALPQWDG, encoded by the coding sequence ATGACCGTGTCCAGACGAAATGTTTTGCTGCTGGGTGGCCTCGGCGCCGTCGGAGCGGGTGTGCTTTCACTCCCGCGGGGCGAGGTGGAGGCCAAGTCTGTTAGCCGGCTGAGCAGCGCAGAGATGCCCAAGCCGTTTCAGTCCGCTTTCGTGAAGCCCCCGGAACTCGCGCCGGACAGGACGGGGGTGGACCCTGCTGATGGCAAACCTGTCAACTACTACACCGTGACCGAGATGGCCGGCATGGCGTCCATTCTGCCGCGGCTCAAGACCCCAATCCTGGGCTACAACGGGATTTTCCCCGGCCCCACGATCAGCGTGGACCAGGGCACTAAGGCAGTGGTGCGGGTCCGGAACCAGCTCCCCGCAACTCACCCGAACGATGGCCACGTGCTCGCCACGTCCACGCATCTGCACGGTTCAGCCTCACTGCCACAGTTCGACGGGTACGCCAGTGACGTCACGCATCCAGGATTCTTCAAGGACTACCACTACCCGAACTTCCAGCCCGCCCGCACGCTTTGGTACCACGACCACGGGGTGCACTTCACGGCGCAGAACGCGTACTCCGGCCTGGTCGCCCAGTACCACATGCACGACCCGATGGAGCGGCAGTTGCTCCCGCAGGGCGACTTCGACGTGCCGCTCATCATTTCCGACGCGATGTTCGCGGCCAGCGGCGCCTTGGGATATGACGACAACACCCACTCAGGCCTGTGGGGGGACGTCATCCTGGTTAACGGCAAGCCGTGGCCGGTCATGAAGGTCCAGAAGCGCATTTACCGCTTCCGGGTGTTGAACTGCAGCATTTCCCGCTCAGTACGACTGACGCTGAGCACCGGCGATCCGCTGATAATCGTGGGCACCGACGGCGGCCTGGTCCCCACACCGCAGAAGGTGGCCAACTACCGCCATGCCGGGGCAGAGCGTTACGAGGTGCTCATCGATTTCCGCAAGTACAAGACCGGCCAGCGGATCGAGCTGCGCAACCTGTCCAACCCGAACAACGTTGACTACGACTTCACGAACAAGGTGATGGCCTTCGACGTCACTGAGGACGCGGTCAACACCAGCGACCCGACCTGGAACACGGTTCCAGCACTGCTGGCACCCGCGAACGAGGTCATGGCGATGACCGAGAAGCAGGCCACCAAGGTCCGGAAGTTCCGGGTCAAGCGGAACGACGTCACCAACATGTGGACCATCGACGACGACAGCTGGCAGGACGTCATAGCCAGCGGCTACAAGAAGGTCGCTGCGGACGTTGACCTGGACGCCGTCGAGGTGTGGGAAATCGAGAACAGGTCCGGCGGCTGGTTCCACCCGGTGCACATCCACCTCGTGGACTTCAAGATCCTCAGCCGCAACGGCCGGGCGCCTCTTCCCCAGGAGCTCGGGCCCAAGGATGTCGTTTACGTGGGTGAGGGCGAGACGGTCCGCCTGCTCATGAAGTTCGGTCCGCACCTGGGACGCTACATGGTGCACTGCCATAACCTGCCGCATGAGGACCACGACATGATGGTGCAGTTCCGGGTGGGGCTGAAGGAAGATGACAACGATCCCAACGACCCCATGACGGCGGCGCTGCCCCAATGGGACGGCTAG
- the lepB gene encoding signal peptidase I, protein MTTAVLLGAVLLASRLWLVEPVTVSSESMEPALPKGSTVLMFKPGPALGSPKAGDLVVFTSPEDGSPAVKRAIALGGQTVAIEDSVLVVDGVPQAEPGIDHSRIDGTYFGPVTVPAGHVFVLGDNRAGSIDSRAYGSVPLEALQATVLWPSGR, encoded by the coding sequence ATCACGACGGCGGTGCTGCTCGGCGCTGTCCTGCTGGCCTCGCGCCTGTGGCTGGTGGAGCCCGTGACGGTCAGTTCGGAAAGCATGGAGCCGGCACTGCCCAAGGGCAGCACGGTGCTGATGTTCAAACCCGGGCCGGCGCTCGGTTCGCCCAAAGCCGGAGACTTGGTGGTGTTCACGAGTCCGGAGGACGGGAGCCCTGCTGTCAAACGGGCCATTGCCTTAGGGGGCCAGACCGTTGCCATCGAGGATTCGGTGCTGGTGGTGGACGGGGTTCCGCAGGCCGAGCCGGGCATCGACCACAGCCGCATCGACGGCACCTACTTTGGCCCGGTCACGGTGCCGGCCGGGCACGTCTTCGTCCTGGGTGACAACCGGGCGGGCTCCATCGATTCACGGGCCTACGGAAGCGTGCCGTTGGAAGCGCTGCAGGCAACGGTACTCTGGCCCTCCGGCCGCTAG
- a CDS encoding Dps family protein, with protein sequence MKASETLASNLQKVLTDLIELHVQGKQAHWNLVGTNFRDLHLQLDEIVDIARLLADQTAERMRSLHALPDGRSATVSSGTRLEQFPAGLTVTKDTAKLITARLEQTVKTIRDVHDDVDEEDPASADLLHEAITRLEQLAWMVNAEVMPASASVTAPEQD encoded by the coding sequence ATGAAAGCATCCGAGACTCTGGCCAGCAATCTTCAGAAGGTCCTCACTGACCTGATCGAGCTGCACGTTCAGGGCAAGCAGGCGCACTGGAACCTGGTGGGCACCAACTTCCGCGATCTGCATCTCCAGTTGGATGAAATCGTGGACATCGCCCGGCTGCTTGCCGACCAGACGGCCGAGCGCATGCGTTCGTTGCATGCACTTCCGGACGGCCGGAGCGCCACGGTCTCGTCGGGCACCAGGCTGGAGCAGTTCCCTGCCGGCCTGACCGTCACCAAAGACACCGCCAAGCTCATCACCGCGAGGCTGGAACAAACGGTCAAGACCATCCGCGATGTCCACGATGACGTGGATGAAGAAGATCCCGCGAGCGCGGACCTCCTGCACGAGGCCATCACCCGTCTGGAGCAGCTGGCCTGGATGGTGAATGCGGAAGTGATGCCGGCCTCTGCGTCGGTGACCGCACCGGAACAGGATTAG